The stretch of DNA CCAGATTCCACACCCCGGCGAGTTTCTCGCCCTGCAATTCGAACTTGAGCTTGCCCTTGGCGTAGGCTTTTTGTGGATCTTCCAGCGGAATCCACACGCCCCGATCCCAGACAATCACATCCCCGGCGCCGTAATGCCCCTCAGGAATGCTGCCTTCGAACGTCGCGTAATCCAGTGGATGATCCTCGACATGCACTGCAAGACGCTTGACCTTGGGGTCGAGCGACGGCCCTTTCGGCACCGCCCAGCTCTTCAGCGCGCCATCAAGCTCCAGGCGAAAGTCGTAATGCAGGTGCGAAGCGTCGTGCTTCTGGATGCAGAACTGCAAGGCGTGATCCGCGGCGGTTTTCTTGCCCGCACGCTTGACAGCGGCCGGCTCCGACGTCGCCGAGAAATCGCGCATGCGGTTGTAGTCGTCGAGGTTTCTGCTCATGGCGCACCTGCCCTGCTTCAGCCAATACGAGTCACGGTCAAGGCGACCACGGCGATCCGGTCGACCCGCTGGTAGCCGGGGTTAAGCAGCTCCTCGCCGAAGACATCCGGATCGATTTCCCGGTAGGTCCAGGCGAACCGCGTTTCGTCGAGCCGTGGCAACACCGTGTCGAGAAACGGATCGCGGCCATCGACCATCGCCACGCCGGTGTAAAGCAACAACGAGCCGCCCGGCGTGAGCCGATTGAGGGCCTGTTCGACGATGCGCAGCGACAGACCTGCGCCCAGCGTGCCGCCGCCATGCCGGTAGGCTCGCGCGGCCGGATCGGCCATGTACGGCGGATTAGCGACGATCAGATCGAACTCGCCGTCGACGCCTTGCAGCAGATCGCTGGCACTGGCTTCGACGTTGCCGACTTCCGCCAATGCCGCATTGATCGTGGTCAGGCGCAGCGCGGCGGGATTGATATCCAGCGCCAGCACCTGCGCTTCACGACGGGCGCGGCCAATCAGAATGGCGCCGACACCGGCACCGCAACCAATGTCCACAGCACGGTGGATCGGCGCAAAGTTCTGCTGCAAATGGGCGTGAATCAGTTGGGCGAAACGATAAGTGTCCGGACCGAAAAACACCGAGTCAGCGGCATCAGTGGGATACGCCGAATGCACGAACAGCAAGTCGTCCAGGCTCGACCAGCGCACGCGGCTTTTCAGGTGACCTTCGTAGTTATCGATGACCTGAGCGTCCTGCAACTGGCGCTGCTCATCGGCAGACAACAGGCCCGGCTCGAAGGGCCGCGACCAGCCAAACACATCGCGCAGGGAATCGGCGAACTGGCCTTCGTCACGCTGGTTGACCCGCTGATGGGTCAGCGGCGTCGGGGTGATGAAACGATAGCCGTCAGCCTGCAAGCGCCGGCCGAGTTGCAGCAGCGCGAGGTCGTGGGTGGACAGTTGTTCTTCCTGATTCATTGCTGATGTCCTTAAGGCAGGCGGGATTTGAGTTCGATGAAGCGCCGGGTAGCGAGCAGCCCGGCAGGATGCGCATGCCGCGCCGGCGCCAGCCAGGGAATCAGCGCTGCCATCTGTGCATGGCCGTCCTGCCCTTGCAGCGCGGCGTTGAGCTGCTGCACGTCGGGGTCCTGTTCCGGCACCTCGATCGGTGAGTTGGCGGGCGCGTGTCGGCGCATAGGCTTGGCTTTTTCCGAGGGTTTCCAGTCTCCGGCAATCCAGTCGTGTACCAACTGTTTTTCGTAGGCGCTGAACACGCCGAACATTGCCGCGCCATCGCCGTCGATCAGTTGCCAGAAACGACTCGCCTGCGGATCTTCATGGCGTTTGATCCAGCCTTTGCCCTGCAGGGCTTGCAGGAAACCCGGCAGATGCGCCGGTTCGGCCAGCCATTGATTGACGGTTTTGCCTTCGAAGCGGCAATAGTCCGAGTGCATGTGCTGGGCAAACGGGCACTTGCGTTCGAGCATCGCCAGCATCTCTTTTTCCAGGTCGAAACCCTCGATGATCGCGCGGCTACCCTGCCCCAGGTCATTGAGTCGATAACCCAGCGACACCCGGCGCAGAAAGTCGGCGCGATCAGCTTCAAGCGGCATCAGATCCAACACCGCTTGCACGGCTTTTTGCGCATGACCGGTGCTGGCGTTGTCGATGGTCACATGCAGCGTGAAGTAGTACGGATCGATGCCCAACTCGGCGAGTTCGTAACTGCTGATCAGCAAATGCAGCGGCAGTTGTTCGTAGCCGAGGTTGTACCCGATCAATTCCGGCAAAAACTCATCGCCGCAGACGCCAAGCGCCAATTGCAGCGCGCCTTGCAGATAACGCTCATCGGCAATCGGGCTGGCGTGGTCGAGATCGTGTTCGGCCAGCAGTTTGCGGTAGATCACCACATGGTTCTGCGCCGGATTGCCCTCACCGAGTTCTTCCAGGTAGGTGCACAGCAAACCGCTGAAACGCGGATCGCGCCAGTTCTGCAACAACCCGTACAGCCAGGCACCATCGACCAGTTTGGTAGGCCCCACCGCTTGCAGGAAATACAGCGCCTGAGCCTTGTTGCTGAAGAATTGCCGTGGCCCGCCAGCCTTGCGTTGTTGCAAATAGTCGGCGTATTGCCGAGCGACATCAGCGCAATGCGCGGCGACCCAGGCGTGCCAGGTAGAGGGATCTTGCGGCAGTTCTTCGGGCAACGCTGCCGCGCGTTGAAGCTGCTCGTGCAGGAACGTTTGCGCAAGTGCGTGCGGGTTTTCCTCCCGTAGCAGCGTTTCATAAATGCCACGGAGATTCCCGGCGGGATCGATCGCTTGTGCTTGGGCTGGCACGGATTGCAGAGGTGTCAGGACAGTCATGGCAATAGTCTCGGTCGATTGGCAGGACGCTGTTTCGCGCCTCTACAGCAGCAGAGGGGTTGCGCGTGGCAAAAATTCAATCGACCTGAAAAAGGCCCGGACGGACGGCGGGTTAGCCCCTGCATATCTCGATTGCACATCTCCCCTGTAGGAGCTGCCGAAGGCTGCGATCTTTTGATCTTGCTTTTAAATATCCAGATCAAAAGATCGCAGCCTTCGGCAGCTCCTACAGGGTTACATCGTGCAATAGTTGGAGTTCGCGGTTGCTAGGGCAGAAGCTAATGTTCAGGGACTAAAAAAGGAGGGCAATGGAATGCCTGAGGCTGCAAAAGCGTGTGGTTTGCGCAAAGGGCGTTATAGCGAGGTAGGTCGAATTTATTCGCTTACTGCGGTTGTGTATGAGCGTCGGCCGGTGTTTGCAGATTGGCGAATCGGACGGTTGCTTGTAGAGCAGATGCGCGCTGCGAATGATGAGGGAATGATTCATTCGCTAGCGTGGGTCGTGATGCCGGATCATTTGCATTGGCTGGTTGAATTGCGAACGGGTTCTTTAGCGGAGTTGATGCGACGCGTTAAATCGAGGAGTTGTCGATCGATCAATCTAAAGTGCGGGAGTCAGGGACGGTTGTGGCAGCGGGGGTATCACGATCGGGCGTTGCGACGTGATGAGGACCTGAAAGCGGCCGCACGGTATATCGTCATGAATCCGTTGCGTGCCGGATTGGTTCAGCGTTTGGGGGATTATCCTTTGTGGGATGCCGTTTGGCTTTAAGGTCAAAAGATCGTCCGATCGCGGCCCGAGCCTTCGGCAGCTCCTACAGGGGATAGGCTGCGATCTTTTGATCTTGCTTCAGGCCTGACCTTTGGTCTGCTGCTCCAGGTGCACCTGCAACTCAGGATCAATCTTCAACGCCGCCGCCAGTTCATCCAGATAGTTGCGCTCGGCGTCCTGTTGATCGTCCACCAGCATCACGCTGGCCAGGTACATTTCCGCGGCCACCGCCGGATCGTTGTTAGCCGACTGTGCTACTTCATCGGGATCAAGAGGCTTGGCGACCTCGTCATTCAGCCACTGCTGTAGTTGCGGATCATCGGTGTGCTTGCCGATCTCAGTGCTTATACGTTGATTTTCAGTAACGTCGATGTGCCCATCAGCCTTGGCCGCCGCGATCAACGCACGCAGCACGGCGTGGCTGTGTTCTTCGATTTCGGGGCCGGCGAGCAGATTGGCTGTTTGCGGCGTCTGCTGCGGTGCCGCGCTGGCCTGGCTGCGTTGCCAGGCTTGATAGGCCTGGAACGCCATCATGCCCAGCGATGCCAGCGCCGCGTAGTTGGTACCGCCGGATCGGCTTTGCGTGCCAGCGCTGCCGCCCAAAACGCTGCCCAAGCCTCCGCCGCCGAGCAAACCACCGAGCAAGCCGCCCAATCCACCAGCCCCTCCCGCAGGCGAAGCGCCACGAGTAGCGGTGGAATCCGCGCCACCGAGCAGCCCGCCCAGCAATCCACCGAGGCCACCCAGACCACCACCGGCCGAGGCTCCACTTTGTTGACCCGCCGAGGCCTGGCCCCGCAGCAGTTGTTCGAGCAAATCGCTGGTGTTCATGACGGCATCCTCGATGCATTGGCAGTAATTGCGTCTGCCAACAATAGACCGATGCAGCCATTGCGCCAGCACCGTTTGGCCGACACAGAAAAGGACTACAGATTTCGCCTGCGTATTTTTTCAGTGGCGAGCTAAGATTCATGGTGGGTGAACCTTATCCCGGCATGACCGGTCGATAGCTGCACCCCCGACCCGGTTAGCCGGCGCCCTTGCTGCTTAAGGGTGTGACTCGGCTTGCTTGAATTTCTGGAGAACGCCCCCGTGATATCCACCGTCCACATTGCCAGGCTCAAGGCCTGGGGCGCCCATGGCTTTACCGCGACCGGCGTGGTCACGGCGTTTCTGGCCACCCTCGCCTTGCTCGAAAACCAGCCCGTCCATTGCCTGATGTGGCTTGGAGTGGCGCTGATCGTCGACGGCCTCGATGGCGCACTGGCGCGCAAGGTCAATGTGCAATCGGTACTGCCGAGTTTCGACGGCTCGATCCTTGATCTGGTCATCGATTACCTGACTTACGTATTCATCCCGGCACTGTTTATCTATCGCTACATTCCGTTGCCCGATTACACGCTGTTGCTGACGGTGTCGCTGATTCTGGTGTCGTCGCTGTTCTGCTTCTGCAACGTCAACATGAAAAGCAAGGACAACTATTTCGTCGGCTTCCCCGCCGCGTGGAACGTCGTCGCACTGTGCCTGTACATCATCGGGCCGGGACCGTGGATCACCTTTCTGACCGTGATCGGCCTGGCGCTGCTGACGGTGACGCGGATGAAGTTCCTGCATCCGTTCCGCGTGCGCCGCTTCATGCCGATCAACATTGCGGTCACGGCAATCTGGCTGCTGTGCAGTTTGTCACTGGTGCTCAATCACCCGGTGATCAACCCGCTGGTGATGGGTTTGTGGTTGCTGATGTCGGCTTACTTTCTGGGGATCTGCATCTGGCGCACTGCGCTGGAATGGTTTGATCGATCCCATCAGAAGTAAGCCCAATCGACACACTGGAACCTGTGGGAGCTGGCTTGCCAGCGATGACGGAGGATAAGTCGATATCTTTGTTGTCTGACACACCGCTATCGCGAGCAGGCTCACTCCTACAGGTTTTGTGTCGTTTACAGACGCGGTGTACGCCGCCAATCTCTGTAGGAGTGAGCCTGCTCGCGATGGCGGCGGGTCAGTCGATATCAATGTTGAATGTCAGAAAGCAATCGCTTGCAGGCAAGCTCCCACAAAGATTTGCGGTGCATGTGGAATTTGACGGCACCACAGAAACCTGTAGGCGCTGGCTTGCCAGCGATGGTGGAGGATCAGTCGATATCTTTGTTGTCTGACACACCGCTATCGCGAGCAGGCTCACTCCTACAGGTTTTGTGTTGTTTACAGACGCGGTGTACGCCGCAAATCTCTGTAGGAGTGAGCCTGCTCGCGATGGCGGCGGGTCAGTCGATATCAATGTTGAATGTCAGAAAGCAATCGCTTGCAGGCAAGCTCCCACAAAGATTTGCGGTGCATGTGGAATTTGACGGCACCACAAAAACCTGTGGGAGCTGGCTTGCCAGCGATGGTGGAGGATCAGTCGATATCTTTGTTGTCTGACACACCGCTATCGCGAGCAGGCTCACTCCTACAGGTTTTGTGTCGTTTACAGACGCGGTGTACGCCGCAAATCTCTGTAGGAGTGAGCCTGCTCGCGATTGCGGTGGGTCGGTCAGCATATTTATCTGCCGATAGACCGCTATCGCTGGCAAGCCAGCTCCCACAAGGATCGAGTTCGACTCAGCGCTTGCTGATCACCACCTCCAGATACTCACTCGGCACCACCAACGAGTCCTCCCCTGCCCGGTTCAGACGGTTGAGCAAATCCGCCAGATCACTTTCCAGCGCCTGGCCGCTTTCCGGCGGCAGCGCAGCGAAGGCCTTGTGCACCGGCCCGTACCAATGCCGAAAGATATCAATGAAGTGCGCCGCCGATCGGTAACGGAAGTTGAATTCGCGCCGCGTCACCTGCACGACAAAATCGCGATCATCGAAATGCTGGTGCAGCCACGCTTCCGTGCCCCAGTTCGACGGTGGCTGGGCGCCGGCCGGTGGTGGCAAGTGGCGACCGAGGGTTTTGAACATCTGGCCGACGAAACCCTCCGGCGTCCAGTTGGCCAGACCGATCCGCCCGCCACGACAGCAAACCCGCGCCAACTCGGCCGCCGCCGCATCCTGATCCGGGGCAAACATCACCCCGAACGTCGACAGCACCGCGGCAAAACTGCCATCGGCGAACGGCAAGGCTTCGGCGTCGGCGACTTGAAAGGTCACGTCCAGGTGCTCGGCGCGGGCACGATCCTGGCCGCGTTCCAGCAGGGCTGCCACGTAGTCGGTCGAGGTGACCAGACACCCGCGCCGCGCTGCCGCCAGCGTCGCGTTGCCGTTACCGGCGGCGACATCCAGCACTTCCTCATCACAACGCAGGTCGCAGGCCTCGGCGAGGTTTTCACCGACGATTTGCAAGGTCGTGCCGATCAGGGAGTAGTCGCCACTGGCCCAGGCAACTTTCTGGCGTTCCTTCAAGGCAGTCAGATCAATCGGGGTACTCATGCACAGTGCTCCGCAACAGGTTGAAGCTGCCTTCACTCGGCGGTTGTCGGGTCGATGACCGTCACCACTCGCGCCACGCTGTTGGCGGGGAAACCACCGAGGCGAGCGTGTTCGCGCACCTGCTCTTCATTGGGAGCGATATACACGCAGTAAATTTTGTCGGCAGTGACGTAGCTCTGTAGCCACTGCACCTGTGGCCCGAGTTCCCGCAACGCCTGGCAGGACGTTTGCGACACGGCCTTGAGTTCTTGCTCCGACAGCTTCCCGGCCCCTGGAATCTCGCGTTCAATCACGAATTTCGGCATGGCAACCTCGCGTTCTTCTTGTGGTGTAGCGTTTGTGGCGGGGCCGGCAGTGGCCCTGCTCGCCCACTATCGCGCCGAGGGCAGCCGGCGTCCCTGCCAATCGTCTGCCGAGCCGGCAAAACGGAGGCTTTGCCGATGAGTGGTGGAAATCTGTAAAGGGTGTGCAACACCCTCGGCATTGCCAGCAGCGGTCGATTGGTTTCTGATGCGCGTTCGCCCTCTGAACGGACTCGTCTCATGCCTCTGCGTCTCGACTGGCTGGCCCGCCACCTGCAACACAGCGACACCTATGCCGCGTGGATCCACCAACAGTTTCACTACGAATACGCCCATCAGCCCCTGGCCGAATGGCAACGGGAATTTGCCGACGGTCAAAGCAATGGTGACTGGTCTTGCCTGATCGCCATGGACGGTGAGCGACTGGTCGGTGGTGCGGCGCTGGCCCGCGATGATCTCGCGCTTCGGCCGGATCTTGGCCCTTGGCTGGCCTGCGTATTCGTTGACCCGGCAGCTCGCGGGCAAGGCCTCGCCGAGCAGTTGATCGAAGGAATTTGTCAGGAAGCGAAAAGCCGTGGCCTGCCGCGTCTTTATCTGCACACGCAGACCAAACAGGACTATTACGCCAAACGTGGCTGGCAGGTGCTGGAGCGCTTTCACGCCTGGGACAATGATCAATGGCTCATGGTCCGTGATCTCTGAGCCAATGGGGTGGTTGATCAGGCAGCAGGTGTCTTGGCCTCTTCCAGCAATTGCCGAATCATTTGCTCCTGCGCCTCGTAGCGCCCTTCGCCGAAGTGGCTGAAACGCACCTGGCCCTTGGCGTCGATCAGGTAATGCGCCGGCCAGTACTGGTTATCGAAATTGCGCCAGATCGCGTAGTTGTTGTCGATGGCCACCGGGTAAGTGATACCGAGCTTTTTCACTTGATCCCTGACGTTGTCGATGATGCGTTCGTAGCCGTATTCCGGGGTGTGCACGCCAATAACGACCAGCCCATCCTTTTGGTACTTTTGCGCCCATTCCTTGACGTAGGGCAAGGTGTGTTGGCAGTTGATGCAGTCGTAAGTCCAGAAGTCCACCAGCACCACTTTGCCGCGCAAGGATTCGGCGCTCAATGGCGGTGAATTGAGCCATTGCACGGCACCGGCCAGCGACGGCATCGCGCCTTTGCTCTCGTCCATCAGCGGATCAGCGCGGACCTTGCTGACGAGGAAGTCGAGCACTTTCGGCACGTTATCCAGCAGGCTTTTCTCGACACTGGCGACACTTTCCGAGGAAGTGCCGGCCAACAGGATTTTATCGGCACCGGTGGAAATCACGGCCGCCGCCACGAGTACCGCGACACCGGCGCCACGGCGCAACCAACCAGTGAACGGGATCGACGGTTTCAAGCGGTTGACCAACCCGCGACCGGCGAAAATCAGCGTGCCCAACGACAACGCACTGCCCGCGCCATAAGCCAGCAACAACAGGCTTGTCTGCGCGTTGGCGCCTTGCAACATGGCGCCCGTGAGAATCACCCCGAGGATCGGCCCGGCACACGGCGCCCACAACAGCCCGGTGGCGACGCCGATCATCACCGAGCCCAAGGGCCCGGCCTTTTTTTGCGCAGCGGGATCGAGGCGGTTGCCGAGCCACACAAACGGACGCGCCAGCCAGTCGCCGATTCGCGCCGAGATCAGCGACAGCGCAAACAGCGCCATGACGATCAGCGCGATATGGCGACCGTTGTTACTGGCCTGAATCACCCATTCACTGCTGACCACAGCCAGGCTGGAGATCAGCGCGAAGGTCAGTGTCATACCGCCAAGAGTCAGCAATATCGAAGAACGGCTGCGCTGCGTCCCGGCGAACAGGAATGGCACCACCGGCAGGATGCACGGGCTAAGAACGGTCAAGAGACCGCCGAGGAAAGCGATGAGGTACATAAAAGTCACCCTGAATAAATGTGAAAACCGAGCCCTGTGGCCAGGGATCAGGCGTTCTGGCTTTCCAGCCTCTGCCCTTGCGGCGTGCGGCCGGCGCCGTCAGCCGCGAGCAAGGCATCAGCACCTTGTTTGGCGATTGGCGTCAGTTGAAAACAGCTGCTGCCGTGGCAGCTATGCTGTTCAACCGCAGCGTTGGCATGGGTGGCGGCACCGGCGAGAGAGAAAGCGACGGCTGTGAGGAAACGCGAGAAGTTATTCATGGTTTTTCCCTTCAAAAGAGTGACGAATCAGTTGTCGTTGTTGCAGCCGTCAGCAAACTTGCGGTAATCCAGCTCGTGGGTTTTATTGGCCGAATCCAGGTACGTCATGCGCGCATCGACGACGCCGCACGTCACCGAGTTGTCCTGTGTCAGCGAAACCACTTTCTGGATATCCAGGTGCGTGCCGTAGCTGTAGGTTTGCGGGGTGACAACGGCTTCGGCGCGGGCCGACAGGGTGCAGATGTTCAGCGCGGCAAACAGGCAGGCGGCGATAACGGAAGTATTTTTCATGGCGTGTTCCTCAAGGCTTCAGTGGGTTTGAGCCGAGGCGTTGTGGTGTGCCTCGATGGGGCTCATTCAAGGCTCTCGAGGTATCGTCTATGTGTCGGAAACTGGCGGGTATAAATGGCTGTGTATCCCTGCTGCCCGGGGATACACAGCGATACAAAAGCCTGAAAAAATCGCGTTTTTGCGTCCCCGTGTATCGGCTGTCATGCCAGATACACTGCAATACAAAGGCAGGCAGGCGAGCGTGCGAAGGCTCGATAGACTGCACGGTATTCCCCCTTTGATAGAGGCTTGGTCCCATGGAACATGTCGATCACATTCTCATCGTCGACGACGACCGCGAGATCCGCGAACTGGTCGGCAACTACCTGAAGAAAAACGGCCTGCGCACCACCGTGGTCGCCGATGGCCGGCAAATGCGCAGCTTTCTCGAAGCCAACACCGTCGACCTGATCGTGCTCGACATCATGATGCCCGGCGACGATGGCCTGCAGCTGTGCCGCGAACTGCGCGTGGGCAAACACAAGGCCACGCCGGTGCTGATGCTCACCGCCCGCAACGATGAAACCGACCGCATCATCGGCCTCGAAATGGGCGCCGACGACTATCTGACCAAACCTTTCGCCGCCCGTGAATTACTCGCGCGGATCAATGCCGTGCTGCGCCGCACGAGGATGCTGCCGCCGAATCTGGTGGTCACCGAAGCGGGTCGCTTGCTGGCGTTCGGCCGTTGGCAACTGGACACTTCGGCCCGCCATCTGCTCGACAAGGACGGCACCATGGTCGCCCTCAGCGGTGCGGAATACCGCTTGCTGCGGGTGTTTCTCGATCACCCGCAACGGGTGCTCAGCCGCGATCAATTGCTCAACCTGACCCAGGGTCGTGATGCCGATCTGTTCGACCGTTCGATTGATCTGCTGGTCAGCCGCTTGCGCCAGCGCCTGCTGGACGACGCCCGTGAACCGGCCTACATCAAGACCGTGCGCAGCGAAGGGTATGTGTTTTCGCTGCCGGTCGAGATCCTCGGTGCCCCGGCATGAGCCTCAACCTGCACTGGCCGCGTACCCTTGCCTCGCGGGTGTCGCTGATTTTCCTGATCGGCCTGATCCTCGCCCAGGCGCTGTCGTTCGGCGCGCAGTATTACGAGCGTTACCAAAGCGCGAAAAACACCATGCTGGGCAATCTGGAAACCGACGTATCGACCTCGATTGCGATCCTCGACCGCTTGCCTGCCGAGGAGCGCCCGGCGTGGCTCAAGCGCCTGGCGCGGGCCAACTACGGCTATCTGCTGAGCGAAGGTGAACCCGGCACCGCCATCGGGCCGGGCGACGTGCCGATTGCAGTCACGTCGATCACCGATGCAATCGGCGACCAATACCCGCTGACGTTCACCGACATTCCCGGCCCGCGAAAGCACTTCCAGGGCCACTTGCGCCTGAGCGACGGCAGCCCGGTGACCATCGACGTGCGCCCCTCGATGGTGCCGCTGTCGCCCTGGTTGCCAGCGGTATTGCTCGGCCAACTGGCCTTGATGATTGCCTGCACCTGGCTGGCGGTGCGCATTGCCATCCGCCCCCTCACCCGCCTGGCCAACGCCGTGGAAACCCTCGACCCCAGCGCTCACCCGATTCAGCTGGACGAGAAAGGCCCGAACGAAGTGGTCTACGCCGCCCGCGCTTTCAACGCGATGCAGGCGCGGATCGCCGATTATCTGAAGGAGCGCATGCAACTGCTGGCGGCGATCTCCCATGACCTGCAAACCCCCATCACCCGAATGAAACTGCGCGCCGAGTTCATGGACGACTCGGCGGAAAAGGACAAACTGTGCAACGACCTCGGCGAGATGGAACACCTGGTGCGTGAAGGCGTGGCTTACGCCCGTAGCATCCATGGCTCGACCGAGGAAAGTCGGCGCACCAACATGGATTCGTTTCTGGAAAGCCTGGTGTTCGACTATCAGGACATGGGCAAGAATGTGCAGCTTGTCGGCAAGAGTGAGGCGGTGGTCGACACCCGTCCGCACGCGTTGCGCCGGGTGTTGATCAACCTGACCGACAACGCCCTGAAATTCGCCGGCGCAGCTGAAGTGTGGGTCGAAGCGAACAAGGGCAACCTGTCGATCACCGTCATGGATCGCGGCCCGGGGATTGCCGAAGCGGAACTCGCGCAGGTGATGCAGCCTTTCTATCGCGTGGAAAATTCGCGCAACCGCGATACCGGCGGCACCGGGCTGGGTCTGGCGATCGCCCAGCAACTGGCGATGGCCCTGGGTGGCTCGTTGACCCTGAGTAACCGCGAGGGCGGCGGCTTGTGTGCCGAGCTCAACCTCCCTCTACACCTTTAATCTCAACACCATCCCCTGTAGGAGTGAGCCTGCTCGCGATAGCGGTCTGTCAGTCAAACCAGCTCCGACTGACAGACCGCTATCGCGAGCAGGCTCACTCCTACAGGGATTTGTAGTGTTTTAGAGAGTGCCGATCACGCCGTCTTCATGCATTTGCTGCAACAACGCCAATCCACTGTCCATGAACGCTGCATCTGCCAGCTGCCCCGCCTCCTGCGCCAATCCCTGCAACTGCTCACGCCCGGTCAATGCCGCAAACTCACCGATGCGCTGCAACAACCGCCATGTCAGTGGGCTCAGTTCCGAGAATTTCACGCTGAAATCCGCATCCCGCCGTGCCAGCAACAGCGTCGGTTGCTGCGGGGCGACCGAGGGCTGGTGATCTGGCCCGAGCAACTGCACCGGCCACACGTAAGCCAGCGGCCACGCCAACGCCGATACCTGCAACGGCTGCTCCAGCAACAACCCCGCATCGGTTGACGGCAAGGGCTGGGCGTCGGATTGCTGCAAGACCATCTCGACCCATTCGTAATGCGCCAGCTCCAGCAGAAATGCCGGCCACTGACCTTCGCGCAACACCGCAGGCTGCGCGGCAAGAAAGTCGAGGAACGCTTCGGCAATCTCAGCGAATTTCGGGGTCTGCGCGCGGTAGTCGCGTAAAAAACCGCGAATCAATTGGTTCCAGCGCTGTTGGCCGATGATCCGGATCAGTACCGGAAAAGTGCCGCTCAACAATTGCGAGAGATTATTGAACAGCAGATCGCGGTAGACATTGACCCGCGTGACGTTCATTCCAGCAGGTGGTGGTTGCTGCTCAGGATCACGCAGATAGCGCGTCAGTGCCTGTTGTTGTCGTTCGAGGTTATCCACGTGGAACTCCTTCGCCTTGCAGACGGCGGATGGTCTGTAGCTCGGCGACCAGTTCGCTGAACGCCGGAAAATTGAAATCCCGCTCGAGCAACGTTGGCCGTGCGCCAAACCTGGCATAGGCTGCGGCCAGCAATGACCACACCTGCGGTTTCACCGAGGCGCCATGGGTGTCGATCTTCAGTGTGTCGGACTCATCGAAATGCCCGGCCACGTGCATGCCGACCACCCTGCCCGGCTCGATCCGCGCGAGGAAATCCTGTGGATCAAAGCCGTGGTTGATCGAGTTGACGTAGACATTGTTGACGTCCAGCAGCAGGTCGCAATCGGCCTCGCGCAGCACGGCGTTGGTGAAGGTCACTTCGTCCATGTCCTGGCGCGGGGCCGCATAGTAGGAGACATTTTCCACCGCCAGACGCCGCTCGAGAATGTCCTGGGATTGGCGGATCCGCGCGGCGACGTGGCGCACGGCCTCCTCGGTGAACGGCAAGGGCAGCAGATCGTAGAGATGGCCGTCGTCGCTGCAATAACTCAGATGCTCGCTGTAATGCCGGACCTGATGATGGTCGAGAAACACCCGTATCTCTTGGAGAAAACCAGTGTCGAGCGGCGCCGAACCGCCCAGCGACAACGACAAT from Pseudomonas sp. TH06 encodes:
- a CDS encoding DUF4242 domain-containing protein, whose product is MPKFVIEREIPGAGKLSEQELKAVSQTSCQALRELGPQVQWLQSYVTADKIYCVYIAPNEEQVREHARLGGFPANSVARVVTVIDPTTAE
- a CDS encoding tellurite resistance TerB family protein, with the translated sequence MNTSDLLEQLLRGQASAGQQSGASAGGGLGGLGGLLGGLLGGADSTATRGASPAGGAGGLGGLLGGLLGGGGLGSVLGGSAGTQSRSGGTNYAALASLGMMAFQAYQAWQRSQASAAPQQTPQTANLLAGPEIEEHSHAVLRALIAAAKADGHIDVTENQRISTEIGKHTDDPQLQQWLNDEVAKPLDPDEVAQSANNDPAVAAEMYLASVMLVDDQQDAERNYLDELAAALKIDPELQVHLEQQTKGQA
- a CDS encoding GNAT family N-acetyltransferase; amino-acid sequence: MPLRLDWLARHLQHSDTYAAWIHQQFHYEYAHQPLAEWQREFADGQSNGDWSCLIAMDGERLVGGAALARDDLALRPDLGPWLACVFVDPAARGQGLAEQLIEGICQEAKSRGLPRLYLHTQTKQDYYAKRGWQVLERFHAWDNDQWLMVRDL
- a CDS encoding iron-containing redox enzyme family protein, with protein sequence MTVLTPLQSVPAQAQAIDPAGNLRGIYETLLREENPHALAQTFLHEQLQRAAALPEELPQDPSTWHAWVAAHCADVARQYADYLQQRKAGGPRQFFSNKAQALYFLQAVGPTKLVDGAWLYGLLQNWRDPRFSGLLCTYLEELGEGNPAQNHVVIYRKLLAEHDLDHASPIADERYLQGALQLALGVCGDEFLPELIGYNLGYEQLPLHLLISSYELAELGIDPYYFTLHVTIDNASTGHAQKAVQAVLDLMPLEADRADFLRRVSLGYRLNDLGQGSRAIIEGFDLEKEMLAMLERKCPFAQHMHSDYCRFEGKTVNQWLAEPAHLPGFLQALQGKGWIKRHEDPQASRFWQLIDGDGAAMFGVFSAYEKQLVHDWIAGDWKPSEKAKPMRRHAPANSPIEVPEQDPDVQQLNAALQGQDGHAQMAALIPWLAPARHAHPAGLLATRRFIELKSRLP
- a CDS encoding class I SAM-dependent methyltransferase translates to MNQEEQLSTHDLALLQLGRRLQADGYRFITPTPLTHQRVNQRDEGQFADSLRDVFGWSRPFEPGLLSADEQRQLQDAQVIDNYEGHLKSRVRWSSLDDLLFVHSAYPTDAADSVFFGPDTYRFAQLIHAHLQQNFAPIHRAVDIGCGAGVGAILIGRARREAQVLALDINPAALRLTTINAALAEVGNVEASASDLLQGVDGEFDLIVANPPYMADPAARAYRHGGGTLGAGLSLRIVEQALNRLTPGGSLLLYTGVAMVDGRDPFLDTVLPRLDETRFAWTYREIDPDVFGEELLNPGYQRVDRIAVVALTVTRIG
- a CDS encoding class I SAM-dependent methyltransferase; its protein translation is MSTPIDLTALKERQKVAWASGDYSLIGTTLQIVGENLAEACDLRCDEEVLDVAAGNGNATLAAARRGCLVTSTDYVAALLERGQDRARAEHLDVTFQVADAEALPFADGSFAAVLSTFGVMFAPDQDAAAAELARVCCRGGRIGLANWTPEGFVGQMFKTLGRHLPPPAGAQPPSNWGTEAWLHQHFDDRDFVVQVTRREFNFRYRSAAHFIDIFRHWYGPVHKAFAALPPESGQALESDLADLLNRLNRAGEDSLVVPSEYLEVVISKR
- a CDS encoding transposase translates to MPEAAKACGLRKGRYSEVGRIYSLTAVVYERRPVFADWRIGRLLVEQMRAANDEGMIHSLAWVVMPDHLHWLVELRTGSLAELMRRVKSRSCRSINLKCGSQGRLWQRGYHDRALRRDEDLKAAARYIVMNPLRAGLVQRLGDYPLWDAVWL
- the pcsA gene encoding phosphatidylcholine synthase: MISTVHIARLKAWGAHGFTATGVVTAFLATLALLENQPVHCLMWLGVALIVDGLDGALARKVNVQSVLPSFDGSILDLVIDYLTYVFIPALFIYRYIPLPDYTLLLTVSLILVSSLFCFCNVNMKSKDNYFVGFPAAWNVVALCLYIIGPGPWITFLTVIGLALLTVTRMKFLHPFRVRRFMPINIAVTAIWLLCSLSLVLNHPVINPLVMGLWLLMSAYFLGICIWRTALEWFDRSHQK